Proteins encoded within one genomic window of Nordella sp. HKS 07:
- the queA gene encoding tRNA preQ1(34) S-adenosylmethionine ribosyltransferase-isomerase QueA, which produces MRVADFDFNLPDERIALRPVHPRDAAKLLVVRPTALEDRVVRDLSSLLRPGDVLVFNNTKVIPAALTGNRIGRGEATPRIEALLHQRLDGSRWKAFAKPGKRLAVGDRIRFGAEGRVCLLGVLDATVEQKGEGGEITLAFDFHGPILDEAIAALGDMPLPPYIAGKRECDEQDRVDYQTVFAETEGAVAAPTAGLHFTPDLMKSLQESGIKEEFLTLHVGAGTFLPVKAEDTAEHRMHSEWGVVPADVVARLKEARARGGRIVPVGTTSLRLLESAARSGELAPFEGTTDIFITPGYRFRVADLLLTNFHLPRSTLFMLVAAFAGLERMKSAYAHAIAGNYRFYSYGDASLLFPAPS; this is translated from the coding sequence ATGCGCGTAGCCGATTTCGATTTCAATCTTCCCGACGAGCGCATCGCGCTCAGACCCGTGCATCCGCGCGACGCGGCGAAGCTCCTGGTGGTGCGTCCGACGGCGCTGGAAGACCGGGTGGTGCGGGATCTATCGTCGCTTTTGCGTCCCGGCGACGTTCTGGTCTTCAATAATACCAAAGTCATCCCCGCCGCGCTGACCGGCAACCGGATCGGACGCGGCGAGGCGACGCCCCGGATCGAGGCGCTCCTGCATCAGCGTCTCGACGGGTCACGCTGGAAGGCCTTCGCCAAGCCCGGCAAGCGGCTCGCCGTCGGCGATCGCATCCGCTTCGGCGCCGAAGGCCGGGTCTGCCTCCTGGGTGTCCTCGACGCTACCGTCGAGCAAAAAGGCGAGGGCGGCGAGATTACATTGGCGTTCGACTTCCATGGGCCAATTTTGGATGAAGCCATCGCCGCTTTGGGCGACATGCCTCTGCCGCCCTATATCGCCGGCAAACGTGAGTGCGACGAGCAGGATCGCGTCGATTACCAAACCGTCTTCGCCGAGACGGAAGGGGCGGTGGCTGCGCCGACGGCTGGCCTGCACTTCACGCCGGACTTGATGAAGTCTCTTCAAGAGTCTGGAATTAAAGAAGAATTTTTAACGCTCCACGTCGGGGCTGGTACTTTCCTGCCGGTCAAGGCGGAGGATACGGCCGAGCACCGGATGCATTCGGAATGGGGTGTGGTGCCCGCCGATGTGGTGGCCCGGCTAAAGGAGGCTCGGGCCAGAGGCGGACGCATCGTGCCGGTCGGAACGACGTCGCTCCGGCTCCTCGAAAGCGCCGCCCGCTCGGGCGAGCTCGCGCCTTTCGAGGGCACGACTGATATTTTCATCACCCCCGGCTACCGCTTCAGGGTCGCCGATCTGCTGCTGACCAATTTCCACCTGCCGCGCTCGACGCTGTTCATGCTGGTCGCGGCCTTTGCCGGGCTCGAGCGGATGAAGAGCGCTTATGCCCATGCCATTGCGGGAAACTATCGGTTCTATTCCTATGGCGATGCCAGCCTGCTATTCCCCGCGCCATCATGA
- a CDS encoding peptidylprolyl isomerase has translation MASDLENTIYMDLGKGRVVIELRPDLAPNHVARIKELAREGFYDGVPFHRVIEGFMAQGGDPTGSGMGGSKKPNLKAEFSREPHVRGVCSMARSSNPDSANSQFFICFGDATFLDKQYTVWGKVSSGMEHVDALKRGEPVREPDRIVKMQVAADATA, from the coding sequence ATGGCTAGCGATCTCGAAAACACGATCTATATGGACCTCGGCAAGGGCCGCGTGGTCATCGAGCTCCGTCCCGATCTCGCCCCCAATCACGTGGCGCGCATCAAAGAACTGGCGCGCGAGGGTTTCTATGACGGCGTGCCGTTCCACCGCGTCATCGAGGGCTTCATGGCGCAGGGCGGTGATCCGACCGGCAGCGGCATGGGCGGCTCGAAGAAGCCCAACCTCAAGGCCGAGTTTTCGCGCGAGCCGCATGTGCGCGGCGTGTGCTCGATGGCGCGCTCATCCAATCCGGATTCGGCCAACAGCCAGTTCTTCATCTGCTTCGGCGATGCCACCTTCCTCGACAAGCAATATACGGTGTGGGGCAAGGTGAGCTCCGGCATGGAACATGTCGACGCGCTGAAGCGCGGCGAGCCGGTGCGCGAACCCGATCGCATCGTGAAGATGCAGGTCGCGGCCGACGCGACGGCCTGA
- a CDS encoding peptidylprolyl isomerase, whose protein sequence is MRFKLGLVGLIAAVALGSLPLAAQELDPENTLVIKTSDKCDITIKLRPDLAPKHVAQIKKLARAKYYDGVPFHRVIEGFMAQTGDGQNGDGTGGSNEPNLPAEFTNTHFARGVVGMARTSDPNSANSQFFIMFADGGFLDGQYTVFGEVASGMDCVDKVAKGEPPAKPDKMVTVRVMKDIK, encoded by the coding sequence ATGAGATTCAAACTGGGCCTTGTCGGCCTGATCGCCGCCGTGGCGCTCGGCAGCCTGCCGCTCGCGGCGCAGGAGCTCGACCCCGAGAACACCCTGGTGATCAAGACCTCCGACAAGTGCGACATCACGATCAAGCTCCGGCCCGACCTCGCGCCCAAGCATGTGGCGCAGATCAAGAAGCTGGCGCGCGCCAAATATTATGACGGCGTCCCGTTCCATCGCGTGATCGAAGGTTTCATGGCGCAGACCGGCGACGGCCAGAATGGCGACGGCACCGGCGGGTCGAACGAACCCAATTTGCCGGCTGAATTCACCAACACGCATTTCGCGCGTGGCGTGGTCGGCATGGCGCGCACCTCCGATCCCAACTCGGCGAACAGCCAGTTCTTCATCATGTTCGCCGATGGCGGCTTCCTCGACGGACAATATACGGTGTTCGGCGAAGTCGCGTCCGGCATGGACTGCGTCGACAAGGTCGCCAAGGGCGAGCCGCCCGCGAAACCAGATAAGATGGTAACTGTCAGAGTCATGAAGGATATCAAGTGA
- the coaD gene encoding pantetheine-phosphate adenylyltransferase: MARTGFYPGSFDPVTYGHLDIIARAARLVDKLVLGVGTHHGKKGLIDAETRIKLLETVTAPIAQHTGIKIVVEAFDDLAVDAARRAQAGLIIRGLRDASDFDYEVQMGQMNGSMAPDIETVFLAASPATRMIASSLVKQIAAMGGDVTLFIPKEALAAVKAALKKPA, encoded by the coding sequence ATGGCGCGCACAGGCTTCTATCCCGGCAGTTTCGACCCCGTCACCTATGGCCATCTCGACATCATCGCGAGAGCGGCGCGGCTGGTGGACAAGCTCGTTCTTGGGGTCGGAACGCATCACGGCAAGAAGGGGCTGATCGATGCCGAGACGCGCATCAAGCTGCTCGAAACCGTGACGGCGCCGATCGCCCAGCATACCGGCATCAAGATCGTGGTCGAAGCCTTCGACGATCTCGCCGTCGATGCGGCGCGGCGCGCCCAGGCCGGCCTCATCATCAGGGGCCTGCGCGATGCGAGCGATTTCGACTACGAGGTCCAGATGGGCCAGATGAACGGTTCAATGGCGCCCGACATCGAGACCGTGTTCCTGGCCGCCAGCCCGGCGACGCGGATGATCGCATCCTCGCTCGTCAAGCAGATCGCCGCCATGGGCGGCGACGTCACATTGTTCATCCCCAAGGAAGCGCTTGCCGCCGTCAAAGCTGCCCTCAAAAAGCCCGCCTGA
- a CDS encoding VOC family protein produces the protein MANDNPSTISHVSLGTNQYDKARAFYEKVLATLGCKIIMEHPGVAAFGKQFPEFWVGAPHDGKKATVGNGTHVSFMAGSKAEVDAFHKAAIAAGASDDGKPGPREEYGEPYYGCFLRDLDGHKIEATYWDEELAKKLGMG, from the coding sequence ATGGCCAACGACAATCCTTCGACTATTTCGCATGTGTCCCTGGGCACCAACCAGTATGACAAAGCCAGGGCTTTCTACGAGAAGGTGCTCGCGACCCTCGGCTGCAAGATCATCATGGAGCATCCGGGCGTCGCCGCCTTCGGCAAGCAGTTCCCCGAATTCTGGGTGGGGGCGCCTCACGACGGCAAGAAGGCCACCGTCGGCAACGGCACCCATGTCAGCTTCATGGCGGGCTCGAAGGCCGAGGTCGACGCCTTCCACAAGGCGGCGATCGCCGCCGGCGCCAGCGATGACGGCAAGCCCGGTCCGCGTGAGGAGTATGGCGAACCCTATTATGGCTGTTTCCTGCGCGACCTCGATGGCCACAAGATCGAAGCCACTTACTGGGACGAAGAGCTCGCCAAAAAGTTGGGCATGGGCTGA
- the ilvD gene encoding dihydroxy-acid dehydratase has product MPSYRSRTTTHGRNMAGARGLWRATGMKDSDFGKPIIAVVNSFTQFVPGHVHLKDLGQLVAREIEAAGGVAKEFNTIAVDDGIAMGHDGMLYSLPSRELIADSVEYMVNAHCADAMVCISNCDKITPGMLMAALRLNIPVVFVSGGPMEAGKVVLKGKEVALDLVDAMVAAVDDKVSEEDMKVIERSACPTCGSCSGMFTANSMNCLTEALGLSLPGNGSTLATHADRRRLFVEAGHLVVDLARRYYEQDDASVLPRSVASFAAFENAMTLDIAMGGSTNTVLHLLAAAHEAELDFTMADIDRLSRRVPVLCKVAPSKSDVHMEDVHRAGGIMAILGELDRAGLIDTSVGSVHSETLGVALEQWDVMRTRSAKVSDFFRAAPGGVPTQVAFSQERRYDDLDLDRKTGVIRSAEHAFSKDGGLAVLYGNLAELGAIVKTAGVDESILVFSGPAVVFESQDSAVNGILTGKVKAGDVVVIRYEGPRGGPGMQEMLYPTSYLKSKGLGKACALITDGRFSGGTSGLSIGHASPEAAEGGLIGLVRTGDRIEIDIPKRKMHLAVDEAEIARRRAAKTAHDGAVWKPEEKRSRKVTTALRAYASMATSAAKGAVRHVPE; this is encoded by the coding sequence ATGCCCAGCTATCGTTCCCGCACCACCACCCATGGCCGCAACATGGCCGGCGCCCGCGGCCTCTGGCGCGCCACCGGCATGAAGGACAGCGATTTCGGCAAGCCGATCATCGCCGTGGTCAACTCATTCACCCAGTTCGTGCCGGGCCATGTGCATCTGAAGGATCTCGGCCAGCTCGTCGCGCGCGAAATCGAGGCGGCGGGCGGTGTCGCCAAGGAGTTCAACACCATCGCGGTGGATGACGGCATCGCCATGGGCCATGACGGCATGCTCTATTCGCTGCCGTCGCGCGAGCTCATCGCGGATTCGGTCGAATACATGGTCAACGCCCATTGCGCCGACGCGATGGTCTGCATCTCCAATTGCGACAAGATCACCCCCGGCATGCTGATGGCGGCGCTGCGCCTCAATATCCCGGTCGTCTTCGTCTCGGGCGGGCCGATGGAGGCCGGCAAGGTGGTGCTCAAGGGCAAGGAAGTCGCCCTCGACCTCGTCGACGCCATGGTGGCGGCCGTCGATGACAAGGTGTCCGAGGAGGACATGAAGGTCATCGAGCGCTCGGCATGCCCGACCTGCGGCTCGTGCTCCGGCATGTTCACGGCCAATTCGATGAACTGCCTCACCGAGGCGCTCGGCCTGTCGCTGCCCGGCAACGGCTCGACGCTCGCCACCCATGCCGACCGCCGCCGGCTCTTCGTCGAGGCCGGCCATCTCGTCGTCGACCTGGCGCGGCGCTATTACGAGCAGGACGATGCGAGCGTGCTGCCGCGCTCGGTCGCGAGCTTCGCCGCCTTCGAGAATGCCATGACCCTCGACATCGCCATGGGCGGCTCGACCAATACGGTGCTGCATCTGCTCGCGGCCGCGCATGAGGCCGAACTCGATTTCACCATGGCCGATATCGACCGGCTGTCGCGCCGCGTGCCGGTGCTGTGCAAGGTCGCCCCTTCCAAGTCGGACGTGCATATGGAGGACGTGCACCGCGCCGGCGGCATCATGGCGATCCTCGGCGAGCTCGATCGCGCCGGTCTGATCGACACCTCTGTCGGCTCCGTCCATTCGGAAACGCTGGGTGTCGCGCTCGAACAATGGGACGTGATGCGCACCAGGAGCGCCAAGGTGAGCGACTTCTTCCGCGCCGCGCCGGGTGGTGTGCCGACCCAGGTCGCCTTCAGCCAGGAGCGCCGCTATGACGATCTCGATCTCGACCGCAAGACGGGCGTGATCCGCTCGGCCGAGCATGCCTTCTCCAAGGATGGCGGGCTGGCGGTGCTCTACGGCAACCTGGCCGAGCTCGGCGCCATCGTGAAGACGGCGGGCGTCGATGAATCGATCCTGGTTTTCTCAGGGCCGGCCGTCGTGTTCGAAAGCCAGGATTCGGCGGTAAATGGCATTCTCACCGGCAAGGTCAAGGCCGGCGATGTCGTCGTCATCCGTTATGAAGGCCCGCGCGGTGGTCCCGGCATGCAGGAGATGCTGTATCCGACGAGCTATCTCAAATCGAAGGGGCTCGGCAAAGCCTGCGCCCTCATCACCGATGGGCGTTTCTCGGGCGGCACATCCGGCCTTTCCATCGGCCATGCCTCGCCCGAAGCGGCGGAAGGCGGGTTGATCGGCCTCGTCCGGACCGGCGACAGGATCGAGATCGACATCCCGAAGCGCAAGATGCATCTGGCCGTCGATGAGGCCGAGATCGCCAGGCGCCGCGCCGCCAAGACGGCACACGACGGCGCCGTCTGGAAGCCGGAAGAGAAGCGCAGTCGCAAGGTCACGACCGCCTTGCGCGCTTATGCGTCGATGGCGACAAGTGCCGCGAAAGGCGCCGTCCGCCACGTGCCGGAATGA
- a CDS encoding LysE family translocator: MTIEAYVAFCIAAIAIVIVPGPTVTIVIANSLKHGARAGLLNVAGTQAGLVVWMAIAIAGLASAITYMGVWFDVLRLAGAAYLIWLGIKLLRSKGDVLTQSAPAAPRGGFFLQGFVVILSNPKVLLVFGALIPQFISPNGDYLNQLILLGLSFMVIATVFDSLYAFAAGNAGSWLSQKRVRFVEMSSGLCLIGGGIWLALRGR; this comes from the coding sequence ATGACCATCGAAGCCTATGTCGCCTTCTGCATTGCCGCCATCGCCATCGTCATTGTGCCGGGCCCGACCGTCACCATCGTCATCGCCAACAGCCTCAAGCACGGCGCCCGCGCCGGTCTTCTCAATGTCGCCGGCACCCAGGCGGGCCTCGTGGTCTGGATGGCCATCGCCATTGCCGGACTTGCTTCGGCCATCACCTATATGGGCGTCTGGTTCGATGTGCTGCGCCTTGCGGGTGCTGCCTATCTCATCTGGCTCGGCATCAAGCTCTTGCGCTCCAAGGGCGACGTGTTGACCCAGAGCGCGCCCGCGGCGCCGAGAGGTGGCTTTTTTCTGCAGGGCTTCGTCGTCATCCTGTCCAACCCGAAAGTGCTGCTCGTCTTTGGCGCGCTCATCCCGCAATTCATTTCGCCCAATGGCGATTACCTGAACCAGCTGATCCTGCTGGGCTTGAGCTTCATGGTCATCGCCACCGTCTTCGACAGTCTCTATGCTTTCGCCGCCGGCAATGCCGGGTCATGGCTCTCGCAGAAGCGGGTGCGCTTCGTCGAGATGTCGAGCGGCCTGTGCCTGATCGGCGGCGGCATCTGGCTGGCTTTGCGCGGCCGCTGA
- the bluB gene encoding 5,6-dimethylbenzimidazole synthase — translation MQTEPVSAGDFDAAARDAVYRAIFTRRDIRGQFLPCPVPDPVLARLLTAAHHAPSVGFMQPWNFIVIRDAGRKAQIRDLVRQARAEEVRHVADDRQALYRSLKLDGIVEAPVNLCITCDRSRAEGSPLGRWHNPEMDLYSTVCAVQNLWLAARAEGLGLGWVSILDKDALKALLALPAHVTPVAYLCLGYVSDFADRPELESKGWRKRLALDELISAESWAGGGEDALKALIRSA, via the coding sequence ATGCAGACCGAACCTGTTTCCGCCGGCGATTTCGACGCGGCGGCGCGCGACGCCGTCTATCGGGCCATTTTCACCCGCCGCGATATACGTGGCCAGTTCCTGCCCTGCCCGGTTCCCGATCCGGTCCTGGCGCGCCTCCTCACCGCCGCCCATCACGCGCCTTCGGTGGGTTTCATGCAGCCGTGGAATTTCATCGTCATTCGCGATGCGGGGCGCAAGGCGCAGATACGCGACCTCGTCCGCCAGGCCCGGGCCGAGGAGGTTCGTCACGTCGCGGATGACCGGCAGGCGCTCTACCGGTCCCTGAAGCTCGACGGCATTGTCGAAGCGCCGGTCAATCTCTGCATCACCTGCGACAGGAGCCGTGCCGAAGGATCGCCGCTGGGACGCTGGCACAACCCCGAGATGGATCTCTACAGCACCGTCTGCGCGGTACAGAATCTCTGGCTCGCGGCGCGCGCCGAAGGGTTGGGGCTCGGCTGGGTCAGCATTCTCGACAAGGATGCGCTGAAGGCCCTGCTCGCCCTTCCGGCGCATGTCACCCCGGTTGCCTATCTCTGCCTCGGCTATGTCTCGGATTTCGCGGACAGGCCCGAGCTCGAAAGCAAGGGCTGGCGCAAGCGCCTGGCCCTCGACGAGCTCATATCAGCTGAGAGCTGGGCAGGCGGCGGCGAGGATGCGCTCAAAGCGCTGATCAGGAGCGCTTGA
- a CDS encoding trans-aconitate 2-methyltransferase: MSDRRAHWDHAYTVKSDTAVSWYQEVPERSLALIRQAGGGSVIDIGGGASRLVDRLLAESYADLAVLDISDVALRRSKERLGALADKVAWIVADITRWQPARQWNVWHDRAVFHFLTEVDAQDAYIAALKAGTRPGSHIVISTFALTGPEKCSGLPVQRYSADTLAARLGADFELIDEAGETHPTPFGTTQAFTYAAFRRSRSAL; the protein is encoded by the coding sequence ATGTCAGATCGTCGCGCACACTGGGATCATGCCTACACCGTCAAATCCGATACCGCCGTCAGCTGGTATCAGGAGGTGCCGGAGCGCTCGCTCGCCTTGATCAGGCAAGCGGGCGGCGGCTCCGTTATCGATATCGGGGGCGGCGCCTCGCGCCTCGTCGACCGGCTGCTGGCGGAGAGTTATGCCGACCTCGCCGTGCTCGACATTTCCGATGTGGCGCTGAGGCGCTCGAAGGAACGGCTCGGCGCCCTAGCCGACAAGGTCGCGTGGATCGTCGCCGATATCACGCGCTGGCAACCGGCGCGGCAGTGGAACGTCTGGCACGACCGCGCCGTCTTCCATTTCCTCACCGAGGTAGATGCCCAAGACGCCTATATCGCGGCGCTGAAAGCCGGCACCCGGCCCGGATCTCACATCGTGATCTCGACTTTCGCGCTGACCGGTCCTGAGAAATGCAGCGGCCTGCCGGTGCAGCGCTACAGTGCCGACACGCTGGCCGCGCGTCTCGGAGCGGATTTCGAACTCATCGACGAGGCCGGCGAGACGCATCCGACGCCCTTCGGAACGACCCAGGCCTTTACTTATGCGGCTTTCAGGCGGTCCCGATCAGCGCTGTGA
- a CDS encoding LysE family translocator: MAAPDNVLKVLMPLDLFLAFLAASALLFAKPGPAMSVIVANSIGQGVRGGLVTVAGNVIGFVLLISLVALGLAWIADAMKTWFDWIRLGGAAFLLYLGVTRLWFAGRAGLSGPQPTGRLFRDGFLVAVANPEVILFLAAFLPPFVDPSRPAAPQLSILGVTFVAVSAIFGALLAILAAQARNFLAGERLVWLDRVSGGLLVIAALWLAWPR, translated from the coding sequence TTGGCGGCTCCGGACAATGTGCTGAAGGTCCTTATGCCGCTCGATCTCTTCCTTGCTTTCCTTGCCGCCAGTGCGCTGCTCTTCGCCAAGCCCGGGCCGGCGATGTCGGTCATCGTGGCCAACAGCATCGGGCAGGGGGTGCGCGGCGGCCTCGTCACCGTCGCCGGCAATGTCATCGGCTTCGTTCTCCTGATTTCGCTTGTCGCTCTCGGCCTCGCCTGGATCGCGGACGCCATGAAGACCTGGTTCGACTGGATCCGGCTCGGCGGTGCGGCTTTCCTGCTCTATCTCGGCGTCACGCGCTTGTGGTTCGCGGGCAGGGCCGGGCTGTCGGGACCGCAGCCCACCGGTCGGCTGTTCCGTGACGGCTTCCTCGTCGCCGTCGCCAATCCGGAGGTCATCCTTTTCCTCGCCGCTTTCCTTCCGCCTTTCGTCGATCCGTCGCGGCCGGCCGCACCCCAGCTCTCGATCCTCGGCGTCACCTTCGTCGCGGTCAGCGCCATTTTCGGCGCGCTGCTGGCGATCCTGGCAGCTCAGGCGCGTAATTTCCTTGCGGGCGAACGCCTCGTCTGGCTCGACCGCGTCAGCGGCGGGCTCCTGGTGATCGCCGCTCTCTGGCTGGCCTGGCCAAGATAA
- the hutH gene encoding histidine ammonia-lyase — translation MTTMPIRLTAAPLRAEDIAAIARRRSRVEISPDIHARIRTSRAVVERHAAQKRPIYGLTTALGAAVDTPLGEEDLIAYQRRIAFGHAVGFGPALPRDAVRAMMAVRIAGMAAGGTGISPSVFEGLVAALNAGLHPVVPALGSLGAADLSPLAHMTLGLMGHGQAEYGGEILPAAEALKRAGLPPLEIHAKDGHAIIVANSLSVAQGCLALEDVERAYLWSLKAIALNLEAFRGNVSALDDGAMAARPAFGQREVAAQLRDLLAGSALFADGAARRIQDPLSYRCVPQVWGALSHAIEEARAATEIELASSGDNPVVLAAEDRIVSHGNFDMTAFVLSWERLGQALAHAAAAIANRTIKLMSPVVAGLPRFLASEGQNRIGLAILQKPIAALEAEIRFLANPMSLTPIAVSDWIEDQASMAPGVIAKLSQIIDRLRYLIAMELIASAHALEIRGVMPELGRGAAEAYAAVRGYVAPLTEDRELGSDTARIAEMIAAG, via the coding sequence ATGACAACGATGCCCATCCGCCTGACCGCGGCGCCGCTCCGGGCGGAAGACATTGCGGCCATTGCGCGGCGTCGTTCACGGGTCGAAATCTCACCTGACATTCATGCGAGGATCCGCACCAGCCGCGCCGTGGTGGAGCGCCATGCCGCGCAGAAGCGTCCGATCTACGGACTGACCACGGCGCTGGGCGCCGCCGTGGATACGCCGCTCGGTGAGGAGGACCTGATCGCCTATCAGCGGCGCATCGCCTTCGGTCACGCCGTCGGCTTCGGGCCGGCTTTGCCGCGCGATGCCGTGCGCGCCATGATGGCGGTCAGGATCGCCGGCATGGCGGCGGGCGGCACCGGCATTTCGCCTTCTGTCTTCGAAGGGCTCGTCGCGGCGCTCAATGCCGGGCTGCATCCGGTGGTGCCGGCGCTGGGCTCGCTGGGCGCCGCCGATCTATCGCCGCTGGCGCATATGACTCTCGGCCTCATGGGACATGGTCAGGCGGAATATGGCGGCGAGATCCTGCCGGCGGCCGAGGCGCTCAAGCGCGCCGGCCTGCCGCCGCTCGAGATCCACGCCAAGGACGGTCATGCCATCATCGTCGCCAACAGCCTCTCCGTAGCGCAAGGCTGTCTCGCGCTGGAGGATGTCGAGCGGGCATATCTGTGGTCGCTGAAGGCCATCGCGCTCAATCTGGAAGCCTTCCGCGGCAATGTCAGCGCGCTCGATGACGGCGCGATGGCTGCGCGTCCGGCCTTCGGACAACGGGAGGTGGCGGCGCAACTGCGCGATCTTCTGGCGGGCAGCGCGCTGTTCGCCGACGGCGCCGCCCGGCGCATCCAGGATCCCTTGAGCTATCGCTGCGTACCGCAGGTCTGGGGCGCGCTCAGTCACGCGATCGAAGAGGCGCGCGCCGCGACCGAAATCGAGCTCGCCAGTTCCGGCGACAATCCGGTCGTGCTGGCCGCCGAGGACCGGATCGTGTCGCACGGCAATTTCGACATGACCGCTTTCGTCCTGTCCTGGGAACGGCTCGGCCAGGCGCTCGCCCATGCGGCGGCGGCCATCGCCAACCGGACGATCAAGCTCATGTCGCCGGTGGTCGCGGGCCTGCCACGTTTCCTGGCGTCGGAGGGTCAGAACCGCATCGGCCTCGCCATACTGCAGAAACCGATCGCGGCGCTGGAAGCCGAGATCCGCTTTCTGGCGAACCCGATGTCGCTGACCCCGATCGCCGTTTCGGACTGGATCGAGGATCAGGCGTCGATGGCGCCCGGCGTGATCGCCAAGCTGAGCCAGATCATCGACCGGCTCCGCTATCTCATCGCCATGGAGCTTATCGCCTCGGCCCATGCCCTGGAGATCAGGGGCGTCATGCCGGAATTGGGCCGCGGCGCCGCCGAGGCCTACGCGGCCGTGCGCGGTTATGTTGCTCCTCTGACCGAGGACCGGGAGCTCGGCAGCGACACGGCGCGTATCGCGGAGATGATCGCCGCGGGCTGA
- a CDS encoding HD domain-containing protein: MRSTQSFSIPDEVEISDSLIAGRALGGMSSQVKSQRIRDPLHNLIEFDVDQFEQTMWRVLQTRPFQRLRRIRQLGFSEFVFPGATHSRFAHSVGVFHIARSLMTIIERDPSKRTHQSHVALAAALVHDLGHGMFSHSFEDVGKQLNLPMAIHENVSDALIRNSEVSEVFNSELGRSFSDEVADVIRIKKPGNLIDSVVSSQFDADRLDYMQRDRLMTGIQGSGVDATWILANLEVGTVPLNADEESAGEVKTLVLGPKAFHAAEHYVLSLFQLYPNVYLHKTTRGAEKIFTSLIVRLHSLIESGHQSACGLPDLHPLMLFLSDPGKIENAILLDDSVFWGSLFFLSQAKDRLVSEYATRLQTRRLLKCIDLRRMIEGRTPIRRGMTIDDRREREARISLSVKSILKELEERAAHRKKTGGHEILIDEYRRSPYKKFQDSQTPLNQILIRKGNEIEDMAHLSSVVFGAESFEISRVYVSEDDSEGKSMILQIIDKSTGE, translated from the coding sequence ATGCGCTCAACCCAATCATTTTCTATTCCAGATGAAGTAGAAATATCTGATTCGTTAATTGCTGGACGGGCGCTTGGGGGGATGAGCAGTCAGGTTAAGTCTCAGCGTATTCGCGATCCACTGCACAATCTGATCGAATTCGATGTCGATCAATTCGAGCAGACCATGTGGCGTGTCCTGCAAACACGGCCATTTCAACGTCTCCGGCGAATTCGTCAACTCGGCTTTTCAGAATTTGTGTTTCCGGGGGCAACCCATTCGCGTTTCGCGCATTCAGTTGGGGTATTTCATATCGCGCGGTCATTGATGACCATAATCGAGCGCGACCCTTCCAAGCGAACTCATCAATCGCATGTGGCACTTGCTGCCGCACTTGTGCATGACTTGGGACATGGGATGTTCAGTCACTCCTTTGAGGATGTTGGTAAACAGCTCAATCTACCAATGGCCATTCATGAAAATGTCAGCGATGCGCTGATCAGGAATTCAGAGGTGAGCGAGGTCTTTAATTCTGAATTGGGCCGTAGTTTCTCTGATGAAGTTGCGGATGTAATTCGGATTAAGAAGCCCGGGAATTTGATTGATTCAGTTGTGTCAAGCCAATTCGATGCCGATCGTCTCGACTACATGCAACGTGATCGCTTGATGACCGGGATTCAAGGAAGTGGTGTGGACGCGACCTGGATTCTTGCTAACTTGGAAGTGGGGACCGTTCCTCTAAACGCGGACGAAGAGTCGGCCGGTGAGGTGAAGACCCTTGTTTTGGGTCCGAAAGCGTTTCACGCAGCAGAGCATTATGTCCTCTCCCTGTTTCAACTTTACCCCAATGTTTATCTTCACAAAACAACACGGGGAGCTGAGAAGATTTTCACTTCTCTTATAGTGAGGCTACATTCGCTTATTGAAAGTGGACATCAAAGTGCATGTGGACTTCCAGATTTGCATCCTTTGATGCTTTTTCTCTCTGATCCCGGAAAAATTGAAAATGCAATTCTTTTGGATGATTCCGTTTTCTGGGGAAGCTTGTTTTTCCTATCTCAGGCGAAGGATAGGCTTGTGTCAGAATACGCAACCAGGCTTCAAACCAGAAGGCTGTTGAAGTGCATAGATCTCAGGAGGATGATAGAAGGACGCACTCCTATTAGGAGAGGCATGACAATTGATGACCGACGTGAGCGAGAAGCAAGAATATCTTTGAGCGTAAAGTCGATTTTGAAAGAATTGGAGGAGCGTGCCGCTCACCGGAAGAAGACTGGAGGGCATGAAATCCTTATAGATGAGTATCGTCGCTCTCCTTACAAAAAGTTCCAAGACTCGCAAACTCCATTGAACCAAATACTAATACGCAAGGGTAATGAAATAGAGGATATGGCTCACCTTTCGTCCGTAGTATTTGGAGCGGAGTCTTTTGAAATCAGTCGTGTGTATGTCAGCGAAGATGACTCTGAGGGAAAATCTATGATTTTGCAGATCATAGATAAATCAACGGGAGAATGA